Within Candidatus Polarisedimenticolaceae bacterium, the genomic segment TCCGGATGACGAGGTCGCGCTCCCGGTAGACGGCGCCGGGGAACTCGGTCTGCCGCGACGCACGGCCGATCGAGTCCCACAGGCGCAGGAGGTAACGCAGGTCGCGCTGCAGCTCGACCTTGCTCTGGCCGACCCCCGCGGTCCGGACGATGACGCCGAACCCCTCCGGGGGGCTGAGCTCCTCGATCGTCTTCTTGAGCTTCTCGCGCTGCGCGGTGTCCTCGATCTTCCGCGAGATCCCCGCGGAGTCGACGCCGGGCATCAGCACGAGGTACCGGCCCGGAAGGGAGAAATACGTCGTCACCGTCGGCGGTTTCCCGGCGTACGGTTCGCGCACCACCTGGACCATGAGCTTCTGCCCGGGGTGCAGGTGCTGACCGATCTTCCCGCCCTTGCGGCTCTCGGAGCGCTGCGGGAGGAGCTTGAAGTTGACCTCGTCGAGGGGCAGGAACCCCTTGAGGTCGGGGGAGATCCTCAGGAACGCCGCTTCGAGGGCCGGGTGGACGTTTTCCACCACCGCGTTGTGGATGTTGCCCTTGATGTTGGTGCGGCTGAGGGTCTCGATTTCGTACTGCTCGAGGACGCCGTCCTCGAGGATCGCCACGCGGGATTCCTCCACGTGCGTGACGTTCACGAGCATGGTCTTCGCCATCTTGGTTTGCGGGCTCTCCTGGAAGTCGCGCTTCCGTCGCCGTCGGCACCTCCCCGGTGGGGATCGCGTCTCCGGTCTGCTTCCGCCGCGGCGTCGGGGCCCACCGCTTCGGGGGCCGTACCGACGACGTCGCGACGGGCGCCCCTTCCGTTCGGCTTGGTGCGGGGGGGCCCGGGTCGCCTGGAGCCGGGAGGAGCCTATCACACGCTTGCGCGCGGGCGTCGTCGTCGGGTAATACGGGCCTCCGTTTTCGGGGGACGCCCTTGTCCGCGATCGCACGAGGACTCTGGTCGGTCTACGCCTGGCCGGCGTTCGTGGCCAACAGCGCCCTGCGGTACCCGCTGGTCTTCCTGTGGCGCCGCGGGCCGACGGTGGCCGACTCCTTCCAGCGGTGGATGCACGGCTGGGCTCGGGTGAACCTCTCCGGCGGGCTGTACCGGACGGTCGTGGACGGCCCGTCGGACGTGCCGAGCCCGGCCGTCGTCGTCACGAACCACCAGCACATCTTCGACGTGCAGCTGATCGCCGCGCTCGTGCCCCCCCCGCTCCGTTTCGTCGCGAGGGAGGAGGTTCTCGACGTTCCGTTGATAGGATCGGTCCTCCGGAGGGGAGGGCACCTGACGGTGGCGCGTGGGGCGGGGGCGGCCGCGAACGAGGCGGTGATCGCGCAGGCGATCGCCGCG encodes:
- a CDS encoding 1-acyl-sn-glycerol-3-phosphate acyltransferase; the protein is MSAIARGLWSVYAWPAFVANSALRYPLVFLWRRGPTVADSFQRWMHGWARVNLSGGLYRTVVDGPSDVPSPAVVVTNHQHIFDVQLIAALVPPPLRFVAREEVLDVPLIGSVLRRGGHLTVARGAGAAANEAVIAQAIAA